The following nucleotide sequence is from Streptomyces sp. HUAS CB01.
CGTCGGTGCGGCGGTCGGGCCGTTCGTCGGCGGATGGCTCGTCGACGGTCCCGGCTGGCGGTGGGTCTTCCTGCTGAACGTGCCGCTGGCCCTGCTGTGCGTGCCCGTGGCGCTGCGTCACGTACCCGAGTCGCGGGACCCGGCGGCGCACGGCCGGTTCGATGTACTGGGTGCGGCCCTGGGGGCGCTGAGTCTGGCACTGGTGACGTACGCACTGATCGACGGCTCGTGGTGGACCGGCGTCGTGGGCGTGCTGACGGGCGCCGCGTTCGTCCGGTTGGAGCGGCGCCGGAAGGACCCGATGCTGCCGGTGTCGATCTTCCGCTCCCGGCTGTTCACCTCGGTCAATCTGGTGACCGTGTGCGTGTACGCGGGGTTCAGCGGCTTCTTCTTCCTCGTCGCGCTGCAACTCCAGGTCGTGTCCGGCTACTCGGCCCTCGCGACGGGCACCGCCCTGCTGCCCACCACCGTGCTGATGCTGCTGCTCTCCGCACAGGCCGGGCAGCTCGGCGAGCGGATCGGCCCGCGCATCCCGCTCACGGTCGGCCCGTTGCTGTGCGCGGCCGGGATGCTGCTGATGCTGCGTGTCGGTCCCGACGCCTCCTACGTCTCCGATGTGCTGCCCGCCCTGCTGGTGCTGGGCCTGGGGATGGTGACCGTGGTGGCCCCGCTGACCGCGACCGTGCTGGCCTCCGTGGACACCGCGCGGGCCGGGATCGCCAGCGGCGTGAACAACGCGGCGGCCCGTGCGGCGGGGCTGCTCGCGGTGGCCGCGCTGCCGATGCTGGCCGGGATGGGGCCGGAGACGTACCGGATCCCGGAGCAGTTCGCGGCCGCCTTCGCCCGGGCGATGCCCCTGTGCGCGGCGATCCTCGTGGTGGGTGCGGCACTCGCCTTCGCCCTGGTGCGGCGGCCGACGGAGGCACCCTGCCACGCCGCGTGCAGGGTGCACTGCGGTGTCGGCGCGCCACCGCTGGAGCCGGTGCCGGAGGCCGGGGACGCCAAGGGCCGCCGTCCCTGACGAGGGCCACGCCGGCGGGGTGGTTCCGCCGCAGGTCAGCGCCCTCGCCCCGGCGCCCCGCGGATCCCTCGGAGGGGACGCCGGACCGCCTCGGGCACGACCGGTACCGGCTCCACGGATCCGCCCGCGACCTGTGACACTGAACCCATGGCCATCCACGAGAACCTGCTGGGGGGACCGCCCCCCACCCATCTGCCCGACGACCCGGAGCCGCGGGAGATGCTCGCGAACGGCACGGCTCCCGCCGACGTCGCCGCGAAGTACCCGACCTCCTCGCTCGCCTGGGCCCAGCTCGCCGACGAGGCGTTCGAGGCCGGGCGGGTCGTCGAGTCGTACGCGTACGCGCGTACGGGATACCACCGGGGTCTGGACGCGCTGCGCCGCAGCGGCTGGAAGGGGCACGGCCCGGTGCCGTGGGAGCACGAGCCGAACCGCGGCTTCCTGCGTGCCCTGCACGCTCTCGCCCGCGCCGCGCAGGCGATCGGCGAGCAGGACGAGTACGAGCGCTGCAGCACGTTCCTGCGCGACTCGTCCGAGACGGCGGCCGACACCCTCGGCTGATCCCGCCGGACCGACCCGCACGAGGGGCGGGTGCCCTGACCGGGCACCCGCCCCTCGCGTCACCCGCGGGACCCGTGTTTATGATGCGCGCAGGGGACCGGGGCTCCGAGACCACGAACGGAAGGAGCGGACCGCTACCCGGACACATGTGTCAGGAGACGGCGAATGTCGCAATTTCCCGATGCCTCCGGAGCGGGTTCGGTCACCCCGAACCTCGACTTCGCGGGCACTACCCCGTACGAGGACTACGTCCAGGCGGACGTCCTCACCCACCTCCAGCACCCCCTCTCCGACGACCCCGGCGAGATGGTGTTCCTGGTGACCACCCAGGTGATGGAACTCTGGTTCACCGTCATCGTCCACGAGTGGGAGACCGCCTCCCGGGCACTGCGCCGCGACGAGGTGCCCGTCGCGATGGACGCGCTGAAGCGCTCCGTGCGCGAGCTGGACGCGCTCAACGCCTCCTGGCGGCCGCTCGCGCAGCTCACCCCCGTGCAGTTCAACGCCTACCGCAGCGCCCTCGGCGAGGGTTCGGGTTTCCAGTCCGCGATGTACCGGCGGATGGAGTTCCTGCTCGGCGAGAAGTCCGCGTCCATGCTCGTGCCGCACCGGGGTGCCCCCCGCGTCCACGCCGAGCTGGAGAAGGCCCTGCACGAGCCGAGCCTCTACGACGAGGTGCTGCGGCTCCTCGCCCGCCGCGGCCTGCCCGTTCCCCAGTCCGTCCTCGACCGCGACCTGTCGCAGCGCTACGAGCCGTCCCCCGAGGTCGAGCGGGTGTGGGCGGAGGTGTACGCGAGCGAGGACCAGGACGCCGAGCTCGTGCGCCTCGGTGAGGCGCTGACGGACGTCGGCGAACTGGTGTGGCGCTGGCGCAACGACCATCTCGTCGCCACCCGGCGCGCGATGGGCGCCAAGGCGGGCACCGGTGGCTCCGCGGGCGTCGCCTGGCTGGAGAAGCGGGCGGCCAAGAACGTGTTCCCCGAGCTGTGGACGGCGCGCAGCCATGTCTGAGACGCGACTCACCGAGCGGGCCGCGGAGCTGGACGCGGCGGACGGTCTGGCCAAGCGGCGGGAGCTGTTCGCGCTCGACGACGGCACGGTCTACCTGGACGGGAACTCACTGGGCGCCCTGCCGCGCCACGTCCAGGACCGGATGGCCGACGTCATCGGCAGGCAGTGGGGCGAACTGCGCATCCGCTCCTGGGACGAGAGCGGCTGGTGGACCGCGCCGGAGCGGATCGGCGAGCGGATAGCCCCGCTCGTCGGCGCCGCGCCCGGTCAGATCGTGGTCGGCGACTCCACCAGCGTGAACGTCTTCAAGGCCGTGGTCGCGGCGGTGCGGATGGCGCCCGAAGACCGGGACGAGATCCTCGTCGACGCCACCACCTTCCCCACCGACGGGTACATCGCCGAGTCGGCCGCCCGGCTGACGGGCCACCGGACGGTCGTCGTCGACCCCGCCGACGTGGCGGACGCGGCGGGCCCGCGCACGGCCGCCGCGCTCGTGAACCACGTCGACTTCCGCACCGGCCGCCTGCACGACCTGCCCGGGATCACGGCCGCCCTGCACGCGCGGGGCGCCCTCGCGGTCTGGGACCTGTGCCACAGCGCGGGCGCGCTGCCCGTCGGCCTCGACGAGCACGGGGTGGACCTCGCGGTCGGCTGCACGTACAAGTACCTCAACGGCGGGCCGGGTTCGCCCGCGTACCTGTACGTCGCCGAGCGCCATCAGGACCGCTTCGACTCCCCGCTGCCCGGCTGGAACTCGCACGCCGACCCGTTCGGGATGACCCCCGGATACGCGCCGGCCGAAGGCGCGGTGCGCGGCCGGGTCGGCACGCCCGACATCCTCTCGATGCTGGCGCTGGAAGCGGCGCTGGACGTGTGGGACGGGGTCACGGTGGAGGCGGTGCGGGCCAAGAGCCTCGCCCTCACCGACTTCTTCCTCGAGTGCGTCGAGGCGTACGTGCCGCCCGGCAGGGTCACCTCGCTCACCCCGGCCGCGCACGCCGAGCGGGGCAGCCAGGTGGCGCTGGCCTGCCCCGACGCACCCGCGGTCATGGAGACCCTGATCGCCCGCGGGGTGGTCGGCGATCTGCGCCGCCCCGACGTGCTGCGGTTCGGCTTCACCCCGCTGTACGTCGGTTTCGCGGACACCGAGCGCGCGGCGCGGGTCCTCGCCGACGTGCTGGCCGGGGTGAACCCCCCGCCGAGCGGCTGATCACGGGGGGCCGACGGCCTGGTACCGTCCCGGCTGGCCAGGCCGATTCGGCCCCCTCACCGAAAGGTTGGAGCAGCATGCCGGACCCCGCCGCCGCTCGTGACGCCGCCGAGGAGGCTTCGGCCCTGTCGCATCCGGCCGTCGCCCCGGACGCCTCGGCGGCCTACGGCGAACACCCGGACCAGGTCGTCGACTTCTACGCGCCGCGTGACGGCCGGGACCCGGCACCGCTGGTCGTGGTGCTGCACGGCGGGGCGTGGCGGGCGCCGTACGACCGGCAGCACATCACCCCGTTCGCGGACTTCCTGGCGCGGCGCGGTTTCGCCGTGGCGAACGTGGAGTACCGCAGGGGCGCGGCGCTGCCCCAGCAGCGCGGCGAGGAGGGCGGCGGCGGGCCGGTCGCCGGGCGCTGGCCGGACACCTTCGACGACGTCGCGGCGGCGATGGACGCGCTGCCGGAACTGGCCCGCACGGTGCTGCCGCAGGCCGACCCGAGGCGCATGGTCCTCACCGGCCATTCGGCCGGCGGGCATCTCGCGCTGTGGGCGGCCGCCCGGCACGTCCTGCCGGCGGGTTCGCCGTGGCGGCTCCCGGCCGAACCGGAACTGCGCGGCGTCGTCGCGCTGGCGCCGATCGCCGACCTGGGCCGGGCGGCCGAACTGGACGTCTGCGGTGGGGCGGTGCACCAGCTCCTCGGCGGGGAGGCGGAGTTCGAGGCGCGCGCCGGCTGGGCGGACCCCGCCGTGCTGCTGCCCACCGGGATCGCCACGACCGTCGTCCAGGGGCGCGAGGACACCGTCGTGCCGCAGGCCGTCGCCGAGTCCTTCGTCGACGCGGCGGCGAAGGCGGGCGAGACGGTCGGGTTCACACTGCTCGGCGACGTCGGCCACTTCCCGCTGATCGATCCCTCGGCGGACGCCTGCGCCGTGGTCGCCGAGGAGATCGCACAGCTCGCCTGGTGACGGGCGGCCCCTGCGGATCCCACCGGACGCCGTCGACGAGGAGACGGGACGGTGCGCCGGGAGAGCGCGGAGAGCGCGGAGAGCGCGGAGAGCGGGGAGGGCAGGGAGAGGGCGGAGACGGGTCAGTGCGCCAGGGAAGATGCGGACAGAAGGTGTCCGCAAGGCTTTCTACGGTGAGTCCATGACGAACCCCACGCACCCCCAGAAGATCCTCGTCGCCGGCGCCACCGGGACGGTCGGCCGCCAGGTCGTCGCCGAACTGCTGGACCGCGGGCACGCGGTCCGCGCCCTGACCCGCGACCCCGACCGCGCCCGGACGTCGCTGCCGGCGGGCGCCGAGGCGGTCCGCGGCGACCTCACCGATCCGTCGAGCCTGGCACCGGCACTGGAGGGCGTCACCGGACTGCACCTCATCACCTTCGGCGGCGAGTACATGGCCCCGCTGGAGACCGGACCCGAGATCGTCGCACTCGCCCGCGAGGCCGGGGTGCGGCGGATCACCGTCCTGAACGGCGGGGGTGACACCCCGCTCCAGGACGCCGTGCAGAAGAGCGGCCTCGCCTGGACCGTGCTGATGCCGGTCGAGTTCATGGCAAACGCACTGGAGTGGGCCGAGGGGATCCGCGCCGAGGACACGGTCCGCGAGCCGTTCACGGACCGGCTGAGCGCCATGGTCCACGAGGCCGACATCGGCGCGGTCGGCGCGGTCGCCCTCACCGAGGACGGCCACGACGGGGAGACGTACCTGATCACCGGGCCCGAGGTGCTGAGCCTCCAGGACAAGGTGGACGCGCTCGCGAGGGCCCGCGGCAAGGCCATCGCCCTGACGGAGCTCACCCCGGACGAGGCGGTCGCCCGATGGCGGGCCGCGGGTCTGCCGCAGGACGTGGTCGACTTCCTGATCGACGTGTACGGCAACACCCCGCCCGAGGGCCGGACCGTCGTCGACACCGTGCGGAGGGTCACCGGCCGCCCGGCACGGACCTTCGCCGAGTGGGCCGCTGAGCACGCTCCGGCGTTCCGCGCCTGACCTGGGAGGACGAAGCGACCCCCGAGTAGTACCTGGGACGGACGCGGAAGGATCCGCATCACAGGTGACGACCGCGTCCGTGCCGCGGCCGTACCTTTGCTGACGTGACCGACACGCCGACCACGCAGCGCATACCGCGCACCGAAGCCGACAGCCGCAGCCCCGAGTTCCGCCTGGCCATGGGCGCGCTCGGCGGGTTGCGGCAGGACCTCTTCCAGGACGCCTTCGCGTACCGGCCGCTGGCTCCGCTGGCGGCCGACGGACCGGTGATCCGGCGGCTGCCGGGGCGGATCCGCCGGTACGCCGTCTGGACCCCGCACGCCATCGTCGTGGGCGGCGCCCTGCTCACGCTGCTCATAGGCTCCGCCGTGTCCTACGGGATCCACGGTCTCGTCACCCTCGTCCTCGCGGCGTTGCCCGCGGCGGCGGTGCTGATGACGCTGGTCCGTCCGATGCTGGCCTTCTGGGCCTCGCTCGCCTCGACGCCGTTCCTCGCCGTCCTCGGCAGCGCCGGCGACGGGTGGCCGTGGGCACCGGCCACCATCGCCTCCCACCTCATCGTGCTGACCGTCGTCGCGGCACGGACCCGGCCGCGGGCCGCGTTCTGGATGTGGCTGCTGACCGGCGTGTACGGGCTCTTCGCGGAGGACATCCTCGGCAACGGGTACTCCAGTGAGACCGCACCGGTGATGTTCGTCGCCGCCGTCTCGCTGCTCGTCGTGGCG
It contains:
- a CDS encoding MFS transporter, yielding MDIRLASATGRWIVLTTVLGSSMAMLDSTVVNVALPHIGEDLDADLAELQWTVNAYMLTLAGLILLGGALGDRYGRRRVFVVGVVWFALASLACGLAPNAPVLILARALQGVGGALLTPGSLALIQASFHPDDRAKAVGLWSGFGGVGAAVGPFVGGWLVDGPGWRWVFLLNVPLALLCVPVALRHVPESRDPAAHGRFDVLGAALGALSLALVTYALIDGSWWTGVVGVLTGAAFVRLERRRKDPMLPVSIFRSRLFTSVNLVTVCVYAGFSGFFFLVALQLQVVSGYSALATGTALLPTTVLMLLLSAQAGQLGERIGPRIPLTVGPLLCAAGMLLMLRVGPDASYVSDVLPALLVLGLGMVTVVAPLTATVLASVDTARAGIASGVNNAAARAAGLLAVAALPMLAGMGPETYRIPEQFAAAFARAMPLCAAILVVGAALAFALVRRPTEAPCHAACRVHCGVGAPPLEPVPEAGDAKGRRP
- a CDS encoding NmrA family NAD(P)-binding protein, coding for MTNPTHPQKILVAGATGTVGRQVVAELLDRGHAVRALTRDPDRARTSLPAGAEAVRGDLTDPSSLAPALEGVTGLHLITFGGEYMAPLETGPEIVALAREAGVRRITVLNGGGDTPLQDAVQKSGLAWTVLMPVEFMANALEWAEGIRAEDTVREPFTDRLSAMVHEADIGAVGAVALTEDGHDGETYLITGPEVLSLQDKVDALARARGKAIALTELTPDEAVARWRAAGLPQDVVDFLIDVYGNTPPEGRTVVDTVRRVTGRPARTFAEWAAEHAPAFRA
- the kynA gene encoding tryptophan 2,3-dioxygenase; amino-acid sequence: MSQFPDASGAGSVTPNLDFAGTTPYEDYVQADVLTHLQHPLSDDPGEMVFLVTTQVMELWFTVIVHEWETASRALRRDEVPVAMDALKRSVRELDALNASWRPLAQLTPVQFNAYRSALGEGSGFQSAMYRRMEFLLGEKSASMLVPHRGAPRVHAELEKALHEPSLYDEVLRLLARRGLPVPQSVLDRDLSQRYEPSPEVERVWAEVYASEDQDAELVRLGEALTDVGELVWRWRNDHLVATRRAMGAKAGTGGSAGVAWLEKRAAKNVFPELWTARSHV
- the kynU gene encoding kynureninase, yielding MSETRLTERAAELDAADGLAKRRELFALDDGTVYLDGNSLGALPRHVQDRMADVIGRQWGELRIRSWDESGWWTAPERIGERIAPLVGAAPGQIVVGDSTSVNVFKAVVAAVRMAPEDRDEILVDATTFPTDGYIAESAARLTGHRTVVVDPADVADAAGPRTAAALVNHVDFRTGRLHDLPGITAALHARGALAVWDLCHSAGALPVGLDEHGVDLAVGCTYKYLNGGPGSPAYLYVAERHQDRFDSPLPGWNSHADPFGMTPGYAPAEGAVRGRVGTPDILSMLALEAALDVWDGVTVEAVRAKSLALTDFFLECVEAYVPPGRVTSLTPAAHAERGSQVALACPDAPAVMETLIARGVVGDLRRPDVLRFGFTPLYVGFADTERAARVLADVLAGVNPPPSG
- a CDS encoding DUF3151 domain-containing protein — its product is MAIHENLLGGPPPTHLPDDPEPREMLANGTAPADVAAKYPTSSLAWAQLADEAFEAGRVVESYAYARTGYHRGLDALRRSGWKGHGPVPWEHEPNRGFLRALHALARAAQAIGEQDEYERCSTFLRDSSETAADTLG
- a CDS encoding alpha/beta hydrolase, which gives rise to MPDPAAARDAAEEASALSHPAVAPDASAAYGEHPDQVVDFYAPRDGRDPAPLVVVLHGGAWRAPYDRQHITPFADFLARRGFAVANVEYRRGAALPQQRGEEGGGGPVAGRWPDTFDDVAAAMDALPELARTVLPQADPRRMVLTGHSAGGHLALWAAARHVLPAGSPWRLPAEPELRGVVALAPIADLGRAAELDVCGGAVHQLLGGEAEFEARAGWADPAVLLPTGIATTVVQGREDTVVPQAVAESFVDAAAKAGETVGFTLLGDVGHFPLIDPSADACAVVAEEIAQLAW